The Plasmodium vinckei vinckei genome assembly, chromosome: PVVCY_09 genome includes the window GTAAgagataaatttttaaatatatctaaTGATGATATAGATATAACTGTTGATAATATGAAAGGTTCTgatttttgtaattatataaaagaatatattaaagataaagaaaataaaaactttAACTTTggcataataaaaataaatagtgaTCAATCAAAACATTTAGAAACATCaagttttaatttatttaattttcaaGTTGATATTGTAAATTTAAGGAATGAAACATATACAGAGGAAAGTAGAATACCCGAAATTGCAATTGGAACTCCTGAAGAAGATGCATTAAGAAGAGACTTTACTattaattctttattttataacttaaaaaataaaaaggttgaagattatacaaaaaatggtatacatcatttaaaaaatcaaataatatcAACCCCATTGAATCCATTAACTACATTTCTTGATGATCCTTTAAGAATAATTAGATGCATAAGATTTTGTggttattttgattttaatTTAGATCAATCTATTTTcgatgttttaaaaaatgaggatataaaaaaatctttcaataaaaaaatttcaaaaagTAGATTAGCATcagaaataattaaaatattttcccataaatgtaaaaatatagttcTTTCTTTAAccttattaaattatagtaATTATTCCGAAGAAATTTTTAAACTACCATTAGATTATTTTGTACAGAATGAAGAagtatttgaaaaaatgaaaaaaaaaaaaaatcataaaataGATGATCATTggtatgaaaataatgggGTAGTAAATAAAAGAGTTCATCTTTTTGAGGATTCAAAAGAAATTAATCAAAATTTAGACAAGTCTGTTGATGAATATGTGAATCATAAAGACAGTAATAAAACAAACCTTAGTAAAgatgatgataataataaaagtgaaaatttgaaaaatccAAATGATGATcgaaatatagaaaatgattGGCTTTTTGAAGGAttaaattatgtaaaattttttaaaggaattgaaaaaagtgaattattaaaacaaatattatatgatttagattataaagaaaatataaattatatacacatgtgtttatttttattgccactaaaaaattattatatatatataaagaaaggTGTAAAAACAGAATATGTaattgaatatataattagaGAATCTTTAAAATTCcctttaaaatattcaaaattttgtgtaaacatatatgaaggttttacacatttatacaagttatacaaaaatataaatgttttagaatttttaaaagataataatgataaaaaaatgaatttaaatataaaagggGATGTTGtagtatttttaaaaaatgttggaGACAAATGggatttattaattttaatattttatatatttcataagtataatgaattaaataaaaattttattaatattataacaaacgatatttatttatctgATTTTGCTGTCAAAttatatcaatatattttaaaaaatgatattcaaaaatcttataatattaaaccCTTTTTAAAATGGCCAAACATTAAACATCATTTTCCCAACATCGCCCCAAATCGAATTAATGAAGTCTACGAacaaattgtaaaaataaaaattaaataatacaaatgattacatatatatgtgcattttttcatttattttatattattattttttttagattCATTTTACTTGTATCCATGGAGAAAAGGAGGAAGAGTGCATTGAGTTTTTAAAGAAGCATTTTAACAAACCAGAGTAAATTATCACCTACCCCATTCCTTTACCATTCAGAATTTGGGTGTAGATGCGCTCCACatatttcactttttttttttttacattttttattctacAATCAAAGCATCTCCGTTTTGgcattaataattttttcctcttcttcttttaatttcttCATGTCCTGAAAGCgtaacatatattatgtgcatataaatatgactAGCCAAAAATGAGCAATTTTATCacgtgaaaaaaaagtagaaaaaaaacagaaaaaaaaaaaacgtatCTTACCGCTTCATTAATACTTAgtgatataattttgttgcAAATATTCACGAAATCTTCATGGGTATCAACTTCCCCATTTGTTTGAATTTCCaaacataatttattgATTTCTTCTTgtgataaataaatgtaattCCCTTTGTCATCTAAAACGCCATTTATCATGTCTAGCGTCTCTAACTCCTCGAGTTTTTCTCTTATATCCTGCAAAGGAAAAAGTCGAAagtcaaaaaataaaagatacaTAACAACAATGTTAATTAATCTACAAATTTTCggaattgttttttttttaaatttttatgaacatgTTTTCATTGAAATGTACCTCGGTTGTTGTCTGAAACTTAACGGATAACTCAGCTATATTTACATACTTTTTCAACTTAATAAAGTTCAAAAAACATGATAAAAGAACATCTGACGATAGCCAATCCTCTTCATACTTCTTTGATATTACATGAgactaaataaaaataaaatagaataagtgaaagtaaaaaaagttacaatattatgcatatggaaatacatttaaagagtttatataaaatatccaTTAACCTTCCACTTTTTAAGATTTTCAGATTCgtcaattattttcttctcgAACtggtataaaaaaaacatacatagaatttttttcttataaaatgtatgatatatatacaaacatATAGACACACAATAAGTTGTATGGAATCATTCATATTACATTTAGAATATCTGTGTTGGTACTATGCCTTGTATATTCATATGGTTTTGTTGTGTTTCCTATATCTACATTTCCTTgatcatatattattttagaATTTTGTAATGATGCATCTAATTGAGCAGAATCGTCTAATGtgtcattattatttctatttcCATTGTTTGTAATTccttgtatattatttgttgaATTTTCTGGACTATTCTCTagacttttttttttattttttcttatttcatttaattctATAAATTCATTCTTTAAATTATGTTGAAATTGAATTAATTCCTGttctttcttttctttttgtaatttatatttttctttaagatatttaaaatcatatattttgaattgTTGTGAATTTTCTCTTGAATTTTGATCTGCTTTCTCacttacattatttttagaatCATTTAATGTgcttacatttttattttcatctacaaaatattcttttagTTTTCTTATCTGTTTTGAACTTTTTCCAGATGATTCTATTATGCTTGAATCATTTAAACTGTTCATGTCTTCTAACtctaacttttttttttcatttaaaatattgtcTGAATTGTTCATAATATTAACATTTCTTGGGCTGTTTTCACCTGTACTATTTTCTGACTGTGCATCATTTAAATCGTTTATTGTAagttcattattattttcatttgaaCTTTTTTCGTTGTCACATTTATAAGAACTTGTGAAAAGGGAATTTTCCTTTCTGATTTGTTCGCTCACAACTTTTTTTGAGTCATTAATATGAGAATCTTGTTTTGCATTGCTATCACTTGACATTTTTTCTGAACCGTTAATATTAAGATTCATTCCCACATCCTCATAAATCAAATTATTGTCCAAGTCACTAATATACGAACCTCTCTGTAAGCTCCTTTCgtttaatgtttttttcgACCCTTTTATGTAGCAATTCCTTTTTGCATCACTTTCACTTTGTATTTTTCCTGACTTGTTAATATGAGAATCGACTTTCAAGTCTTTTTCACTTGGTATTTTTTCTGACCCGTTAACATGAGAGTCAATTTCGAAGTCCCTTTCACTTAATCCTTTTTCTGAGTTAATATGATAATCAATTTTCAAGTCTTTTTCGCTTAATCGTTTTTCTGAATTGTTAATGTGAGAATCAATTTCTAAGTCCCTTTCGCTTAATCTTTTTTCTGAATTGTTAATGTGAGAATCGACTTTCAATTCCTTTGCATGTAGTATTTGTTCTGAACTACTAACATGGGAATCCCTTTTGGTATCGCTTTCACTTTGCCTTTTTTCTGACTTGTTAATATGAGAGTCCCTTTTGATATCACTTTCACTTGGTCTTTTTTCTGACCCGTTAACATGAGAATCCCTTTTGGTATCACTTTCACTTTGCCTTTTTTCTGAATTGTTAACATGAGAATCCCTTTTGGTATCACTTTCACTTTGCCTTTTTTCTGAATTGTTAACATGAGAATCCCTTTTGGTATCACTTTCACTTTGCCTTTTTTCTGACTTGTTAATATGAGAATCCCTTTTGGTATTGCTTTCACTTAGCATTGCTCCTGAATTGTTAATGTGAGAATCAATTTTCAAGTCTTTTTCGCTTAATCTCTTTTCTGAATTGTTAATGTGAGAGTCAATTTCTAAGTCGTTTTCACTTAATCTTTTTTCTGAATTGTCAATATGagaaacaatttttaagtCCATTTCACTTTGTACTTTTTCTGAATTGTTAATATGGGAACCGATTTTTAAGTCCCTTTCagtttgtattttttctgTCTTGTTAATATGAGAATCGGATTTCAAGCCCTTTTTGCTTAATGTTTTTTCTAAACCATTAATATAAGAAGCAACTCgtgacatttttttaattgaagTATATTCTGAATCGTTAACGTGTAAATTTGTCTTTGATTCCCCTTCTTTAATTGAATATTCAGtacttttaaaatatgaatcCAATTTTGATGCCTCCTTACTTGAACAATTTTCTGAACTATTAATGTAAGTATCACTATTTGATTCCATATTGTTTGAATGACCTTCGGAGTTTGTTATGCAAATACTTGtctttgaattttttttatttgaatcaTCAATGTGAGGATGTAATTTTGCGTCCCCTTCAAGTGACAATTTTTCTGAACCGTTACTGTagaaatttgttttttcttccttttcaaatgaattattttctgcataatttaatgtattatttgctgaatcattttcattttcatgaTCATAATCACAATAGATGCTTACAGTAGAATCATTTTGATTTAGATCCTTTGATTTTGTTATAATACTTGgattttgtttgttttgaCTATTTTCTGATAAAGATTTTTTTGAGGTTTTTAAGATTAAATCGTTTGATGTATTTGTTGCATTATCTATATTACTTTGCTCGCTGATACTATTAGGTACATTTTCTATTTGACTAGAAATATGGCCATTTGTTAGTTTTGtttgtttataattactattatttgatatacTTATGCTTTCTTTTGCATTCATAGaattgataatattattttccctTATTTCTCGAACTTCATTTtgtgatatattttcaatatccTTAATATGTGGGCTATTCATTTTGCTGTTTATTGAATATTTAGCTTTTTCGTTATTTAATccatatatgtttttactTTCTACCCCtgcattttttacttttatgGTTTCTGcttctatattttcttcttctctattttttacttctATATTTCCCATgcctatattttttgcttcttcattttctacTTTTATGCTTTCTgcttctatattttttacgtcttcattttttacttctctattttttacttccttattatttacGTCTACATTTTCTACTTctctattttttacttccttattatttacGTCTACATTTTCTACTTctctattttttacttccttattatttacGTCTACATTTTCTACTTTTTTTACGCCCTTGAATTTATCCACTACTTCGCTTCGCTTCTTTTGGTCTACCCCTTCACTACGCTCATTTAATAAGTCAGTTTTTCTTATGGAATCATTCAActtttcataatatatttcatcattGTCATTTATCTTTAAGGAAATTGATTGATTGTCTTTGTTTTTACCAGTATCGATAGTATTATTGCTATCTTTTAATGTCTGGATTGAatgtttaaaattttctgtattttttatttcctcattttgtttttctccTACCTTactatcttttttattactattgAATAATCCATATATTAAACCAACAAATGAACTATCTTTGCCTggctttttaaatttactAAGTTTTACCCccaatttttgttttgattttgttttttcttcaCTCTggttttcatcattttttattttttcgcTTTGTTCACATTTTTCTAAATCGTTCGTTTTGTCATCACTCACAGTGTGTGCAGTTTTGTCCGTATCTCTAGTCTCGATAAGTTTTTCAAGCTCATGTGTTTTTGCAGTTTTGTCCGTATCTCTATTCTCGATACATTTTTCAGATTCATATGTTTTTGCAGTTTTGTTTGGATCTCTAGTCTCGATAAGTTTTTCAGATTCATATGTTTTTGCAGTTTTGTTTGGATCTCTAGTCTCGATACATTTTTCAGATTCATATGTTTTTGCAGTTTTGTTTGCATCTCTAGTCTCGATAAGTTTTTCAAGCTCGTGTGTTTTTGCAGTTTTGTCCGTATCTCTATTCTCGATAAATTTTTCAGATTCATATGTTTTTGCAGTTTTGTTTGGATCCCTAATTTCGGTAAGTTTTTCTGGATCGTCTGTTTTTTCAGCTTTGCTTGCATTGCTAGTCTTGATATGTTTTGATGATTTTTTTAgcttttcaaatttttccAACTCATTCAAACACTCACTAGAACCTTGTGCACCATCTTGTGTTGTGTGCCCATTCGAATTTTCCTCGTAACTCTGAATTGGAATGTTTGATTTGTCGGTCGAGTTAGCTGCTTTTAAATCATGGTAAGTaccattatattttacattgtctatagattttttttttctatcaGTTTCCTCTATGATCgcatcattttttacaattgaataattatttaatgtgtctatactatttatagaatatattgaatttttatttatatcatttttagtATATTCGGTAttagtaatattttttaatctaTTAAAAACTTTATTTGATTCATGAATATGTTTAGATTCATAATTTGttgaatttaaaatattatttatatctttaatattaatatttttttctttttctaaaaGTTTTTTTAGTTCTATATCTATAATACCTAAATCATCtttgatataatttaattcttcatttattttgaggtatttttttatttgtatattttctcTAATATAGCATGTATCACAATTACTTGCTTCTGTATATCCAGTTATTTCACTCAAGTCATCTATCGAATCTCCTTCATAACTATCTTTATAAGTTGAATcccaaatatttttagatatttcttttaaatcgaatttttctaaagattcaatttcattttcatacAGAAAATGTTCATCATCATTTATGGAATTTTCTGTGCTTGTAAAATTTTTCTTTGACgacttttttatatatctaATATAGATTAAAgtgaataaatatgtttatgtCGATATAGATGTATATGGAATCTTTGCATCTACGAGATAAATCACAACAACAATGAATTACCTTATCAAATATATCGATATAATAACCACAATTatgttaaaaattataaaaaaagagtCCCAATTTTCAAAGTTcgtattatttaaaaagtaaaaatattttaaaggaTTCTCCATTTTAAGGTTCAGCCTTAAATTGTATTATCCAAAATGCATATCCATTCGCATGGATGTACATACTCAAGATATATTCatgtataatttaaaaaatgtaagaccatttcttatttatatttgacctaaaatattatatttttttttacgaacaaattattattctaGGTCTTAACAaggttattatatataataattaataaaaaaaaaaagctaaaaatatatgaattaataaacaaaataatgaacgaataaatagttattctaaatatgtttaagataataaatactaaaatggccatttttttatgtcttattttatatatacatgggACTATATtctaatgtatatattgtgcatgtcttttttttttcttttttatttagcatagagaaataaaattagtatgcatatatatatataattttataaaccTTTTTAATAGCTTTTATAAACAgttgaatatattttcatttctttattttttcaagttattgttttttttatcttattTCAATTATAGCCTCTGCTATATGTGTagttatatgcatattcaTAATATGCACACACATAAATATAGTCATTCACtttaaatggaaaaaaaaactattttaaatataattacacTGTGTTagtataaacaaaaaacatGAGAGTATACATGAAATGTGTAGAAGTAGGTCgtgtattatttatggCATGCAAAGAGGGAAGATGGTTCAAAACAATCAATAGAAATGAGTAAAATTGTGAAAGACACATGATAGATTtatggatatatttttcttattgtCCTTTTCTTAAGATAATTAGAAACCTCTATCAAATCATTATTgtcatttttcatataattgaCTATGTATATtggttttcttttttctctattaattttgtttaacTTATTTggtgtaaattttttaacgacatttttttctgagttaaaatgttttttatattgtttatacaagttaattttatttttgcaatttatgtttttgtGTTGAACAtctacatttatttttgtgcCTCTGTGGGTTTGGCCATTTAGTAAGTAACTGTTTTCAGAGTTGTCTATACAAAAATTTTGAGGAATCAAATTCAAATtgtgaattatttttttgttttgctcaaaattttttgtattaatatcaaaaatagtttgtaaaacttttttaaattctaTTTTTGAATCAGTTTTGTTTCTTTTCAATTGTTCTATTAATGTATTAGTTATTTGTATTcgattttcttttattatttctttagtttcatcaaattttttattttcctttttgttaaaatcgatgattattttatttattttatcttcatTTGGAATAGATAAcatttgtaaatttatttcattaatttgataaatagtatcattcattttttttttcatttgatcTAAATTTTCTTCTATACTGGAAACTTTTTCTAATACAACCTCATCTATTTTAGTTGAAATTTCTTTTGCTTTATCATTAAGTTTATTTGAAAAGTTCATTTCGATTTTATCTAAAACGttgttaaatattttatttaattccaatttattttctgtTTCCATTTTTAGAACCGTATCATTGATGTTATTTAAAGCAATAGTGTTACCTTCCAAAGAACTAGATACATTTTGTTGTAATAGTAgtaaactattttttatattatcaattatatcttttttatttatttgtaatttattaaaagatTTCAATTCGTTAGACATACTATTATGAAGTTCATTAGTCAATTTTTGAGTTTGATCATCTAAATTATTCTTAACacaattaattatatttttttctattttttcattatctatttttgtataattttgtaaaatatctTTCACATATGTATCAAACaattgaaaattatttttttcgatttcTTTTGCAAAAAGTGTTAATCTTCCTTCGACTGATTCGATAACTTTTTCAACCACTTCCTTAatgttataattattatggtTTACCTGATTTTCATTTAGGATCGAAAATTTTtcatcaattttatttccaaaCATTTGTAaatccatttttaattcttcagTTATGTTTTTTGAATTCATTTTATCCATGATAATGTTCaagctattttttatgtcttCTAAACCGTTTTGATTTTGATACTCCTTGGTATTGGCTATTACCCTTTTGATATCCTCTATAGTGCTCATATTATGCATTTCAtagatttttttaaaatttctttgtatattttcttcattaagATTGtgatcaat containing:
- a CDS encoding tRNA nucleotidyltransferase, putative, yielding MNFFSVFIFYTILIIIIVCHKNKGNALSTFEKVFDRLQMFSRAKRNYNILKKKNFLFYTKKVFYISPKNISNTKHRNFNVIRFKRWHNCDEKYNKQFKLFIKNNLMNNEKMTYDKEYLSYLKGYIINGKDLEVSEKGTSIYQAEDNKKDGEHSWDIESVIDKAVTQRELELFEFLMKVNEQYKLDTTLRVVGGWVRDKFLNISNDDIDITVDNMKGSDFCNYIKEYIKDKENKNFNFGIIKINSDQSKHLETSSFNLFNFQVDIVNLRNETYTEESRIPEIAIGTPEEDALRRDFTINSLFYNLKNKKVEDYTKNGIHHLKNQIISTPLNPLTTFLDDPLRIIRCIRFCGYFDFNLDQSIFDVLKNEDIKKSFNKKISKSRLASEIIKIFSHKCKNIVLSLTLLNYSNYSEEIFKLPLDYFVQNEEVFEKMKKKKNHKIDDHWYENNGVVNKRVHLFEDSKEINQNLDKSVDEYVNHKDSNKTNLSKDDDNNKSENLKNPNDDRNIENDWLFEGLNYVKFFKGIEKSELLKQILYDLDYKENINYIHMCLFLLPLKNYYIYIKKGVKTEYVIEYIIRESLKFPLKYSKFCVNIYEGFTHLYKLYKNINVLEFLKDNNDKKMNLNIKGDVVVFLKNVGDKWDLLILIFYIFHKYNELNKNFINIITNDIYLSDFAVKLYQYILKNDIQKSYNIKPFLKWPNIKHHFPNIAPNRINEVYEQIIHFTCIHGEKEEECIEFLKKHFNKPE